From the Rhodothermales bacterium genome, the window CCTCGGCCGTCACGCGGACACCCTCGTACTCCTGTTCCTCGCGGATGATATCGCCTCGAACCGTCTCGGGCGCGAACGTTACGCCGTCGTCCTCTACCTCGAAGGCAACGATCTCGCGGACAGCCTGCTCCACGTCAGGAATGGCGCTGGAGCCGAAGCCGAGGAGGTCGAGGTCTCGCGTCATCCGGTGGAGGTTGCCCTCCCACAGCACGAACAGCATCGCTCCCTTGACCACGAACCGCTCGCGGTGCTCCGACTGTCCGAGGCGGTAGAGGAAACGCTCGAGCACGTAGCGCGTGAGGAGCGCCTGGAAGTCCTCGCCCTCAGTCCGCGATCGGTTGAGGAGCCGCTGCCGGACTGACGCAGCCTTCTCTGGAGACGCGCTCATGCGATGGCCTCGAGGTAGGGGCGGATGACAGTCGAGACGCGGCAGACCTTCGCCGCCTGCCAGAGTGCGTCGGCGTCGAAGCCCTCGCTTCGCCGGTAGTCGCGGAGCGCCTCGATGGCGACGTCGAGGCCGACCCGGCTCCGGTACTTGAAGCAGTCGGCGACCGTCTTCGCCGGGCCATACACCCGGACCTCGATGCCCTCGACCTCGTGCGTTTCGACGCCGTGGGTGAAAGCGTCTCCCGACACGTACACGATGCGGAGCGGGACCGTGTCGGGCTCGGGTCGCCGGGCCTTGTTCTCGATGGCGAGCCACACGTCGAACGGGTCCTGCGTGGTGAGGTCGTGGAAGCGGAGCGCCGAGAGGAGGCAGACGACGCCGCGCGGGACCCGGCGAGCGGCCTCGGCGAGCGTGTGGTGCTCCGTCACGTCGGCATCCGCGAGGACGTAGAGGCCGCGCCCGACGCGGTCGAAGACGCCGCGGCGGTGAAGCCGCGCGAGCGTCTGGCGGGGGATGCCGAGCGGCGCGAGGTCCTTCGGGCGGAGGACGCCACGCTCCCGGGCAAGGTCGAGGAGGCGATCAGCGTGGTTC encodes:
- a CDS encoding type IV toxin-antitoxin system AbiEi family antitoxin domain-containing protein, translated to MNHADRLLDLARERGVLRPKDLAPLGIPRQTLARLHRRGVFDRVGRGLYVLADADVTEHHTLAEAARRVPRGVVCLLSALRFHDLTTQDPFDVWLAIENKARRPEPDTVPLRIVYVSGDAFTHGVETHEVEGIEVRVYGPAKTVADCFKYRSRVGLDVAIEALRDYRRSEGFDADALWQAAKVCRVSTVIRPYLEAIA